In Elusimicrobia bacterium HGW-Elusimicrobia-1, a genomic segment contains:
- a CDS encoding lysine 2,3-aminomutase, with protein MAETEKPPSTASDQNAAWKEQLKKRITSLDEVSKYINLSVSEKRAIGYSKGRLKMAITPYFAGLMDKNNPNCPIRKQAIPAVEEFQTSVHELSDPCGEEHDTVAPGLVHRYPDRVLFLVTDACAMYCRHCTRRRIVGASEASLTDENLETAIAYIKEHTEVRDVLISGGDPLLLSDERLDAIISRIRSVPHVEIVRIGTRAPVTIPQRITKNLCDTLKKHHPLFMSIHFNHPKEITPEVRDACAMLAEAGIPLGSQTVLLKGINDKPAIMTELMHKLLSIRVRPYYIYQCDLAPGTDHFRTPLQSGLRIIEAMRGHTTGYAVPSFVIDAPGGGGKIPVAPDYVISKNKRAVILKNYQGRVFVYPQQSGPVPTEEEINQELKLAKKGGE; from the coding sequence ATGGCTGAGACAGAAAAACCACCGAGTACGGCGTCCGATCAAAACGCCGCGTGGAAAGAACAGCTTAAAAAAAGAATTACCTCTCTGGACGAAGTTTCCAAGTACATCAATCTGAGCGTCTCGGAAAAAAGAGCCATTGGTTATTCCAAAGGGCGGCTGAAAATGGCGATTACTCCGTATTTCGCCGGCCTGATGGACAAAAACAATCCGAACTGCCCCATAAGAAAACAGGCCATCCCCGCCGTCGAAGAATTCCAGACCAGCGTGCACGAATTGTCGGATCCGTGCGGCGAAGAGCACGACACGGTCGCTCCGGGTCTGGTTCACAGATATCCCGACAGAGTTTTGTTTCTCGTTACCGACGCCTGCGCGATGTACTGCCGTCACTGCACCAGAAGAAGAATTGTCGGCGCGTCGGAAGCCTCGCTTACCGATGAAAATCTCGAAACCGCAATCGCGTACATAAAAGAGCACACGGAAGTCCGCGACGTGCTGATTTCCGGCGGCGACCCGCTTCTTTTAAGCGACGAACGGCTCGACGCCATAATATCGCGCATACGTTCCGTGCCTCACGTTGAAATAGTAAGAATAGGAACACGGGCGCCGGTGACCATCCCCCAGCGGATAACAAAAAATCTCTGCGACACACTCAAAAAACATCATCCGCTTTTTATGAGCATACACTTCAATCATCCCAAAGAAATCACTCCCGAAGTGCGCGACGCCTGCGCAATGCTTGCGGAAGCCGGCATTCCCCTCGGCTCGCAGACAGTTCTTCTTAAAGGTATAAACGACAAACCGGCTATTATGACGGAACTGATGCACAAACTTCTGTCCATCCGCGTGCGTCCGTACTACATTTACCAGTGCGACCTTGCGCCCGGAACGGATCATTTCCGCACGCCGCTACAGTCGGGTCTTCGCATCATAGAGGCGATGAGAGGCCACACCACAGGTTACGCAGTTCCGTCGTTCGTCATAGACGCTCCGGGCGGCGGCGGCAAAATTCCCGTGGCCCCCGATTACGTAATATCCAAAAACAAAAGAGCCGTCATATTGAAAAACTACCAGGGCAGGGTGTTTGTGTATCCCCAGCAGTCGGGGCCCGTGCCGACGGAAGAAGAAATCAATCAAGAACTTAAACTCGCGAAAAAAGGAGGTGAGTAA
- a CDS encoding sodium-translocating pyrophosphatase: MVGIFGGLTSLWVSLIVAASGLVFVGYLSKKILSKDEGTDRMKEISGEIHKGAMAFLSREYKSIAFFVFLVAMILFIFVAKKTALAFIVGAVCSILAGWIGMQIATRSNARTAQAASKSFNEALGVAFPGGAVMGISVVSVGLFGFLSVLLYFIFLSGKADLAAKITEAVQSIVGFSLGASSVALFARVGGGIYTKAADVGADLVGKVEAGIPEDDPRNPAVIADNVGDNVGDVAGMGADLFESYIGAIISALVIAVAPNPLIDINGGLLAILISAWGIIAAAVGVYFVRTDEKTDPQAALRTGMLVTAALLLVGAFFLTKVWYGNIFAFWATLVGLVAGLIVGFAAEYYTSGKVVQEIAKAATTGAATCIIHGFAVSLKSTAIPVIAIAAATVLAYKFAGIFGVALSAIGMLSITGMTVAVDAYGPIADNAAGIAEMAHMGSEVRKRAERLDAVGNTTAAIGKGFAIGSAALTALALFTAYSQTVGINIINALSAKVVAGMFIGGMVPFVFCAYTMLAVGRAAFSVVEEVRRQFKEIPGLMEGKVMPDSAKCVDITTKGALKEMILPGVMAVALPIIVGTALGADGLGGFLVGSLVAGVPLAILLANAGGAWDNAKKYVEEGNLGGKGSDVHKATVIGDTIGDPFKDTSGPSLNILLKLMSVVALVFAPIIIKLNVYFLGMLK, encoded by the coding sequence ATGGTAGGCATTTTCGGCGGTTTGACAAGTTTGTGGGTATCTCTCATAGTGGCGGCATCGGGGCTCGTTTTTGTGGGTTATCTTTCCAAAAAGATACTCTCCAAGGACGAGGGAACCGACAGAATGAAAGAGATCTCCGGCGAGATTCACAAAGGCGCGATGGCATTCCTCTCAAGGGAATACAAGTCCATCGCGTTTTTTGTTTTTCTGGTGGCGATGATTCTGTTTATATTCGTGGCCAAGAAGACGGCTCTTGCTTTTATCGTCGGAGCCGTATGTTCCATTCTGGCCGGATGGATAGGAATGCAGATAGCCACAAGGTCCAACGCGCGTACCGCGCAGGCGGCTTCCAAAAGCTTCAACGAAGCGCTCGGCGTGGCGTTTCCCGGCGGCGCGGTAATGGGCATTTCCGTAGTCAGCGTGGGTCTTTTCGGATTTTTATCGGTTCTTCTTTACTTTATATTTCTCTCGGGCAAGGCGGATCTTGCCGCTAAAATAACCGAAGCGGTGCAGTCCATAGTCGGATTTTCTCTTGGCGCGTCGTCTGTGGCTTTGTTTGCGCGCGTGGGCGGAGGAATCTACACAAAGGCCGCCGACGTCGGAGCCGACCTCGTCGGTAAAGTCGAGGCCGGAATACCCGAAGACGACCCCCGCAATCCCGCCGTCATCGCCGACAACGTGGGCGATAACGTAGGCGACGTGGCCGGAATGGGCGCGGATCTTTTTGAGTCATACATCGGCGCCATAATATCGGCTCTTGTAATAGCCGTAGCGCCGAATCCTCTTATAGACATAAACGGAGGACTACTGGCGATTCTTATCTCGGCGTGGGGCATAATCGCGGCGGCGGTCGGAGTTTATTTTGTCCGCACCGACGAGAAAACGGATCCGCAGGCGGCTCTTCGCACCGGCATGTTAGTCACCGCCGCGCTGCTTCTGGTCGGAGCGTTCTTCCTGACAAAAGTGTGGTACGGAAATATCTTCGCGTTTTGGGCGACCCTCGTGGGACTTGTGGCGGGACTCATAGTGGGCTTTGCCGCCGAATATTATACCTCGGGCAAAGTAGTGCAGGAAATAGCCAAGGCCGCAACGACGGGCGCGGCGACCTGTATAATACACGGTTTCGCAGTGTCTCTGAAATCCACCGCGATTCCCGTTATTGCCATAGCCGCAGCAACGGTGCTGGCGTATAAGTTCGCCGGCATCTTCGGCGTGGCTCTGTCGGCCATAGGCATGCTTTCCATCACGGGAATGACTGTCGCCGTCGACGCTTACGGCCCCATAGCCGACAACGCGGCGGGAATAGCCGAGATGGCTCATATGGGCAGCGAAGTCCGCAAACGCGCGGAACGGCTTGATGCCGTCGGAAATACTACGGCGGCCATAGGAAAAGGTTTCGCCATCGGCTCGGCGGCGCTGACTGCGCTGGCGCTTTTTACGGCGTACTCGCAGACCGTCGGAATCAACATAATCAACGCCCTGTCGGCGAAGGTCGTCGCGGGGATGTTCATAGGCGGCATGGTGCCGTTTGTCTTCTGCGCCTACACAATGCTCGCAGTGGGCCGAGCGGCCTTCTCCGTGGTGGAGGAAGTCCGCAGACAGTTCAAGGAAATTCCCGGACTGATGGAAGGAAAAGTAATGCCCGATTCCGCCAAGTGCGTCGACATAACCACGAAAGGCGCGCTGAAAGAAATGATACTGCCCGGCGTAATGGCGGTGGCTCTTCCGATAATCGTGGGTACGGCGCTTGGCGCAGACGGCCTGGGAGGGTTTCTGGTGGGATCTCTGGTGGCCGGAGTTCCTTTGGCGATTCTTCTTGCCAATGCCGGAGGCGCGTGGGACAACGCCAAGAAATACGTGGAAGAGGGCAACCTCGGCGGAAAAGGTTCCGACGTCCACAAAGCGACCGTCATCGGAGATACGATTGGCGATCCTTTCAAGGACACTTCGGGACCGTCCCTGAACATACTTCTGAAACTTATGTCTGTCGTCGCGCTGGTCTTCGCGCCGATAATAATAAAATTAAACGTTTACTTTCTGGGAATGTTAAAATAA
- a CDS encoding alpha-glucan phosphorylase, translated as MVDIFNEADERLKVKTYRDCTVTPNLPEKLLPLAELSSNLWWVWNSQAVELFRRMDRDLWEKVYHNPIKLLGMISQDKLQTLASDNSFISHMERAHTDYTRYMKLDTWFRSAYPKASDFLVAYFSAEFGLCESLPIYAGGLGILSGDHLKSSGDLGIPLVGVGLLYRYGYFHQYLNIDGWQQEEMVENHFTKMATERVRGSDGKQLKISVELPSGEVRAQLWRVKVGRAELILLDTDFDGNTPEGRKLTYELYGGDLEMRISQEILLGIGGVRALAAMGYKPTVYHMNEGHAAFLSVERIAMLMRDNGLDYAAAREAVASSNVFTTHTPVPAGNDLFPQELIEKYLEPYYENLGMSKDSFMSLGRVNPSDAKEGFSMPALALRLSAFANGVSRLHGAVSRKMWQAIWPGLNRAEVPITHITNGIHANTWISYEMASLFDRYIGSVWKDEPANMKIWESVSEIPDAEIWRSHERRRERLVEFVRARLKKQLERRGVSQREVQAADEVLDPEALTIGFARRFATYKRATLIFRDIERLKQIFNRKDMPVQLIVAGKAHPRDAEGKELIKQLIHLARDPDLRGRIVFIEDYDMNVAHYLVQGVDVWLNNPRRPLEASGTSGMKAAVNGVLNLSILDGWWCEGYDGNNGWAIGRGEDYEDPEAQDEVESKAVYDLFEKELAPLFYTRGHGGLPRGWIRKMKDSMRSICPVFNTNRMLKEYTERFYINAHLDYVDLAAGGYSAAKARAGWLAGVHRYWKDVSISAAEDTINGELKIGDEFEITARVRAGSLKPEDLRVEALWGYVDSRGGFDAPRVNVMTAEGKSGDQIVYKIKVRADRIGHCGYALRIMPNSDRPHIRYAPGLIIWK; from the coding sequence ATGGTTGACATCTTCAATGAAGCCGATGAGCGTCTTAAAGTAAAAACATACCGCGATTGCACGGTAACGCCCAATCTTCCCGAGAAACTTCTGCCGCTGGCCGAGCTCTCGTCGAATCTTTGGTGGGTATGGAACTCGCAGGCCGTGGAGCTTTTCCGCCGCATGGACCGCGATCTCTGGGAAAAAGTTTATCACAATCCCATAAAACTCCTCGGTATGATTTCTCAGGACAAGCTTCAGACGCTTGCCTCCGATAATAGTTTTATATCGCATATGGAGCGCGCGCACACCGATTACACGCGTTACATGAAACTCGATACTTGGTTCCGGAGCGCTTATCCGAAAGCGTCGGATTTTTTAGTTGCGTATTTTTCGGCGGAATTCGGTTTGTGCGAATCCCTCCCGATATACGCGGGCGGTCTGGGAATTCTGTCGGGCGACCACCTGAAATCTTCGGGCGACCTGGGTATACCCCTTGTGGGCGTGGGTCTTCTGTACCGCTACGGTTATTTTCATCAGTACTTAAATATCGACGGATGGCAGCAGGAAGAAATGGTTGAAAACCATTTCACCAAGATGGCCACCGAGCGGGTCCGCGGTTCCGACGGCAAACAGCTGAAAATTTCGGTTGAACTCCCGTCGGGCGAAGTCCGCGCGCAACTGTGGCGCGTTAAAGTCGGCCGCGCGGAACTCATACTTCTTGACACTGATTTCGACGGCAACACGCCCGAAGGCCGCAAACTCACGTACGAACTCTACGGCGGCGATCTTGAAATGAGAATTTCGCAGGAAATATTGCTGGGTATAGGCGGAGTCAGAGCGCTGGCGGCCATGGGATACAAACCCACGGTTTATCATATGAATGAAGGCCACGCCGCTTTTCTCTCCGTCGAGCGCATAGCCATGTTGATGCGGGATAACGGTCTGGATTACGCCGCCGCCCGCGAGGCCGTGGCGTCTTCCAACGTGTTTACCACGCACACACCCGTTCCGGCGGGAAACGATCTCTTCCCGCAGGAACTGATAGAAAAATATCTTGAGCCGTACTACGAAAATCTTGGCATGTCCAAAGACAGTTTCATGTCGCTCGGACGCGTGAATCCGTCGGACGCCAAGGAAGGTTTCTCCATGCCGGCTCTCGCGCTGCGGCTGTCGGCTTTTGCCAACGGCGTTTCGCGCCTGCACGGCGCGGTGTCCCGCAAAATGTGGCAGGCCATCTGGCCGGGCCTTAATCGCGCCGAAGTTCCGATAACACATATAACAAATGGTATCCACGCCAACACCTGGATATCTTACGAAATGGCTTCGCTGTTCGACCGATACATCGGTTCCGTCTGGAAAGACGAGCCGGCGAATATGAAGATATGGGAGAGTGTCTCGGAAATCCCCGACGCCGAAATATGGAGAAGTCACGAGCGACGCCGCGAACGCCTTGTGGAATTTGTGCGCGCCCGTCTTAAAAAACAGCTTGAGCGGCGGGGAGTTTCCCAAAGAGAAGTACAGGCCGCCGATGAAGTCCTCGACCCCGAGGCACTTACCATCGGGTTTGCGCGGAGATTCGCCACATATAAAAGGGCGACTCTCATATTCCGCGACATCGAGCGGCTTAAACAAATTTTCAACCGCAAGGATATGCCGGTGCAGTTGATTGTCGCCGGAAAAGCGCATCCGCGCGACGCCGAAGGCAAGGAACTCATAAAGCAGCTTATACATCTTGCGCGCGACCCCGACCTCAGGGGCAGGATAGTTTTTATCGAAGATTACGATATGAACGTGGCGCACTACCTTGTTCAGGGCGTCGACGTATGGCTGAACAACCCCCGCCGTCCGCTGGAGGCGTCGGGCACGAGCGGAATGAAAGCCGCCGTAAACGGAGTGCTCAATTTGAGTATTCTCGACGGATGGTGGTGCGAAGGTTACGACGGCAACAACGGCTGGGCCATCGGCCGCGGCGAAGATTACGAGGACCCCGAAGCGCAGGACGAAGTGGAGAGCAAGGCGGTTTATGATTTATTTGAAAAAGAACTCGCCCCTCTTTTCTACACCCGCGGTCACGGAGGGCTGCCAAGAGGATGGATCAGGAAAATGAAGGACTCCATGAGATCCATCTGTCCGGTGTTCAACACCAACAGAATGCTTAAAGAATACACCGAGAGGTTCTACATCAACGCGCATTTGGATTATGTCGATCTTGCCGCCGGCGGTTACTCCGCGGCCAAGGCGCGCGCCGGATGGCTTGCCGGAGTTCATCGTTATTGGAAGGACGTGTCCATATCCGCGGCCGAGGACACTATTAACGGAGAACTAAAAATCGGCGACGAGTTCGAGATAACCGCACGAGTCCGGGCGGGATCTCTGAAACCGGAAGATCTGCGGGTCGAGGCCCTTTGGGGATATGTCGATTCCAGAGGCGGGTTCGACGCGCCGAGGGTCAACGTTATGACAGCGGAGGGAAAATCCGGCGACCAGATTGTCTACAAAATAAAAGTCCGCGCCGACCGTATAGGCCATTGCGGGTATGCCCTGCGTATTATGCCTAATTCGGATAGGCCGCACATTCGCTATGCGCCCGGACTGATTATTTGGAAGTAG
- a CDS encoding arginine--tRNA ligase: MLKKDLKEKISRRLADKYGVLPEFAVSTPPSGVGGDYAVNLPMILAKKAGVNPKQLAADIAVELSSLPEIKRASALGGFVNIEIENDYLFGVVGRFDEPSPSEPKRILIEFVSSNPTGPLHIGHGRCAAIGDSLARLYEYLGAKVEREYYVNDAGNQIKILSASVAARIRELDGRGSPSDFPENGYKGEYIYDIARKAVAAGVVDPGIFARDIIMEETRDDLAGFRVKMDTYFSETSLLPRVDAMLRDFISRGLAYENDGALWFSALSETSAEVDGEKEERVLRKRTGELTYFASDIAYHADKYSRGYDEIIDVWGADHHGYVARIKNSVKALGLDASKLKIILYQLVSLKRAGKKVAMSTRAGEFVTLREIVGEVGADAARFFLLARAPASPVEFDVDLAKKHSSENPVFYVQYAHARISSVFAEAARRGYRVPAEGKTIDLACLSGDEAERDLAKSIATLGDTFELCAREYTAHHITAHLLEIARRLHNFYEKCRVLSDDKDMAASRLDLLSAARRAIKLGLSVLGVEAPDKM; this comes from the coding sequence ATGTTAAAAAAAGATCTGAAAGAAAAAATATCGCGGCGCCTCGCGGATAAATACGGCGTCCTGCCGGAATTCGCCGTCTCCACTCCGCCTTCCGGCGTGGGCGGGGATTATGCGGTGAATCTGCCTATGATACTGGCCAAGAAAGCCGGAGTCAATCCAAAGCAGCTTGCCGCGGACATAGCCGTCGAGCTTTCGTCGCTGCCGGAAATAAAGCGGGCGTCCGCGCTCGGCGGTTTCGTTAATATTGAAATTGAAAACGACTATTTATTCGGAGTTGTCGGCCGTTTCGATGAGCCCTCGCCGTCAGAGCCGAAAAGAATATTGATAGAGTTCGTCTCGTCCAATCCTACGGGGCCGCTGCACATAGGCCACGGCCGCTGCGCGGCCATAGGCGATTCTCTTGCGCGGCTTTACGAGTACCTGGGCGCTAAAGTCGAACGGGAATATTATGTAAACGACGCGGGCAATCAGATTAAAATACTCTCAGCGTCGGTCGCGGCCCGTATTCGTGAACTCGACGGTCGCGGTTCGCCTTCGGATTTTCCGGAAAATGGATACAAAGGCGAATATATCTATGACATAGCGCGAAAGGCCGTCGCGGCGGGAGTCGTAGACCCGGGAATTTTTGCCCGCGATATCATAATGGAAGAAACCCGCGACGACCTTGCGGGATTTAGAGTAAAGATGGACACTTATTTCAGCGAGACGTCGCTGCTGCCCAGGGTAGATGCAATGCTGCGCGACTTTATTTCGCGCGGTCTGGCATACGAAAACGACGGGGCTCTCTGGTTTTCCGCGCTTTCGGAAACATCGGCCGAAGTCGACGGGGAAAAAGAGGAACGGGTTTTAAGAAAGCGCACGGGCGAGCTCACTTATTTCGCGTCGGACATCGCCTACCACGCCGACAAATATTCGCGCGGATACGACGAAATCATCGACGTGTGGGGAGCCGACCATCACGGTTACGTGGCAAGAATCAAAAATTCCGTCAAGGCGCTCGGGCTCGACGCGTCGAAACTGAAAATTATTCTCTATCAGCTGGTTTCTCTGAAACGCGCCGGCAAGAAAGTGGCTATGTCGACGCGCGCCGGCGAGTTCGTCACTCTCAGGGAGATAGTCGGGGAAGTCGGCGCCGACGCGGCCAGATTTTTTCTTTTGGCAAGGGCTCCGGCGTCACCGGTGGAGTTCGACGTGGACTTGGCAAAAAAGCACTCGTCGGAGAATCCGGTTTTTTACGTGCAATACGCCCACGCGCGGATCTCGTCGGTTTTTGCAGAAGCCGCCCGACGCGGATACCGCGTGCCGGCGGAGGGAAAAACAATCGACCTTGCCTGTTTGAGCGGCGACGAGGCCGAGCGCGATCTTGCCAAATCCATAGCGACACTCGGCGACACATTCGAGCTTTGCGCGCGCGAATACACCGCGCATCACATAACGGCGCATCTTCTTGAAATCGCCCGTCGTCTTCATAATTTTTATGAAAAATGCCGTGTGCTTTCCGACGACAAAGATATGGCCGCGTCGCGTCTGGACCTGTTGTCGGCGGCGCGGCGGGCAATAAAACTGGGGCTGTCTGTTTTGGGAGTCGAAGCGCCGGATAAAATGTAG
- a CDS encoding DNA-binding protein, whose translation MESTQAQQHTKDIKEIMDIKELSEYLGIGKSKIYALIRAKKIPASKIGRQYRFSKDVVDNWLKEKIITKKEETDISLFANNNLEQK comes from the coding sequence ATGGAAAGCACGCAGGCCCAACAGCATACTAAAGACATAAAAGAGATAATGGACATAAAGGAACTCTCCGAGTACCTCGGTATCGGAAAGTCCAAAATATACGCTTTGATACGCGCAAAAAAGATACCCGCCTCAAAAATAGGCAGGCAATACAGATTTTCAAAAGATGTTGTAGACAACTGGCTCAAAGAAAAAATAATAACGAAAAAAGAAGAAACCGATATATCGCTTTTCGCGAATAACAACCTCGAACAAAAATAA